In the Candidatus Methylomirabilota bacterium genome, CGATCCTCTTCGTGCTCGAGGAGACGCTACGCGCCGGGTCGCCGGTGCCGGGCGATTGGGGGCTCATGATCGGCCTCGGCCCCGGCTTCGCGGCCGAAGGCGCCTTGCTTAGATGGTAGTGCGAGCCGCAGGCCGGCCCGCGGCCGAGGCGAGCCTGGGTCGCAGTGCGAGCCGTAGGGCGGCGGCGGGCTGGGCCCCGCCCGTCCGAGGCGAGCGATGAACAAGGACGTGCGAGCCGCAGGCCGGCCCGCGGGGCGAGCCGCAGGGCGGCCAGGGGCTGGGGCCCCTGCGCCCGAGGCGAGCGAACATAGAAGGTCCCGCGCGGCCGAGGCGAGCGGTGTCCCATGGTGATGCCGCGAGTGGAGGGAGCGATCGAGTATCTGGACCGGCCCGTGCCGCGGGCGGATCGCGACGCCTCGCTCGACGACATCGATCGGCTCAATGCCTGGTTCGGCGGCTACTGGCTGACGCTGCGCGAGATCCGCCGCCTGGCCGGGGCGGCGGCCGGGGGGCGGGCGCTGCTGGTCGTCGACGTCGGCGGCGGCCGCGGGGACTTCGCCCACCGGCTGATCGGCTGGGCCCGGCGCGGGGGACGCGCGGTCCGCGTCGTCGTGGTCGACCGGGAGTGCGCGGGCGCCGGCGCCGGCATCCTCCGGGTGAGGGCGGACGCCACGGCGCTGCCCTTCCGGGAGGGCGCGGCCGACGTCGTCACGGCGTCGCTGACGCTCCACCACCTCGAGCCCGATGCCGCGGTCGCGTCTCTCCGGGAGATGGGGGCGACCGCGCGCGGGGGGGTGGTGGTCAACGACCTGCTGCGCTCGCGGCTCACGCTGGGCCTGGTGTGGCTGGTGACGCGGCTCTTCTGCCGCCACCGCTTCTCGCGCCACGACGGGCCGCTCTCGGTCCGCCGCGCCTACGCGGCGGAGGAGCTGCGGGTGCTGGCCGACAAGGCCGGCCTCGCGCGCGTTGCGATTCGTCGCTATCCGTGGCTCGGCCGGATCGTGGCGGTGCTGGCATGAGGTCGGAGGCGGACGCCATCGTCGTCGGCGCCGGCCCGGCCGGCGCGGCGACCGCCATCCTCCTGGCGGAGCGGGGCCTCGAGGTCCTCGTGCTCGACCGGGCGAAGTTCCCCCGCCCGAAGGTTTGTGGCGAGTACCTGAGCCCCGAGGCGGTGCGCATCCTCGACGGCCTCGGCGTGCTCAAGGCCCTCGACGCGGCCGGCGCGGCGCTGGTGACGGGCATGCGGATCACCGCGCCCGACGGCACGGTCGTCGCCGGCACCTATCGTACGGTGGGGCCCTGGCAGCCCTATCGGGGGCACGCGATGGGTCTCGCGCGCTCGAGGCTGGACGCCGCGCTGGTCGATCGGCTCCGCGCCCTGCCCGTGGACTTCCGCGAGCAGGTGCGCGTGACCGACGTCCTCGGCGAGGGTGACCGGATCGTCGGCGTGGAGGCGATCGACGCCGAGGGCCGGCGGCGCGCTTTTCGCGCGCCGCTGGTGGTCGGCGCCGATGGCCGCGCCTCGGTGATCGCCCAGCGGCTGGGGTGCCGCCGCCCCCACCGCCTGCGGCGCATGGCCCTCGTCACCTACGTGGCGGGGCTGCCGGACTGCCGCGACGCCGGCGAGATCTTCGTGGACCCGCCCGACTACGCGATCTTGAACCCGCTGGCGCCCGACCGCGTGAACATGAGCATCGTCGTCCCGCTCGAGCACGTGACGCCGTGGAGCGATCGGCTGGACGTCTTCTTCGCCGCGCGTGTCAGGCAGCTGCCGCATCTGGCCCGGCGCGTGAGCGGCGCCGAGCGGGTGGCGCCGGTGCAGGCGATGGGGCCACTCGCCTACCGGGTGCGGCCGCCGCGGGTGGGGGGCGTGTTGCTGGTCGGCGACGCCGCGGGCTTCTACGACCCGCTGACGGGCGAGGGTGTCTTCAGCGCCCTGCGCGCGGCCGAGCTGGCGGCGGAGACGGCCGCGCAGGCGTTCCGGGCGGGTGACTGGTCGGCGGCGACGCTGGCCGCCTACGAGCGGGCCCGGCGCGCCTGCTTCGGCGACAAGGAGCGTTTCGTCCGCGCGCTGCAGGCCGTCATCCGGCGCCGCTGGCTGGCGAACTTGGCGGCGCGCGTCCTGGCGCGCCGCCCGGCACTCCTCGACCTCCTGCTCGGCGTCGCCGGCGACTACGTCCCGCCCCGCGCGCTACTGGCCGGTCTCCGGACGCGTTGAAGCTTCGCGCGGGCGGCACTCACGGCCTGAGCTAGCGCTGGTGCCGCTCGCGAACCTCTTGCGAGGAGCCGACGATGGCGAGGTCTGCTGACAACCTGCCGCGGCGATTCGGGAAGCTCCCCACTCCCGCCGTCACCGACGTCATGGACGAGATGGGGCTGTCGCGTCAGACCCTGCCGTCCACGATCCAGCCGCTCACCGCCGACATGCGGCTGGCCGGTTACGCGTTCACCGCGCGCGGCCGCCCGCATCGAGGGTCGGCGCGCGAGCGCGATCAGACGCTGCGGCAGTTCTTGAAGATGCTGGGGACGGTGCCCGGCAACTCGGTCCTGGTGCTGGCGGCTAACGACAACACGGCCGCACACTTCGGCGAACTGTCCGCGCACTGGTTCCGCACGCGGCGCGTGCGGGGGGCCGTGATCGACGGCGCCACGCGGGACGCCGCCGCCATCGGCCGGCTCCGCTTCCCGACCTTCGTGCGCTACCGCACGCCTCAGGACTCGGTGCCGCGCTGGCGGGTGACCGACTGGGGGCTGCCACTGACCATCGGGGGGGTGCGCGTGAGCCTCGGCGACGTCATCGTCGCCGACATCGACGGCGTCGTCGTCGTCCCGCGCCGCGTCGCCCACGAGGTGCTGATCCGCTCCGAGAGGCTCGTGGGGACCGAGAACAAGGTGCGCTCCGCCGTGCGCCGGGGGATGACGCCGCTGCAGGCGTACGAGAAGTTCGGGAGTTTCTAGCAGCGTGTCGGCGCCACCTGTTCCTGGGGGGAGGTTTCGGAAGGGGGGCGAAGCCCCCCGCCGAGGCTTCTAGCGGGTCCGGCGGGGACCGGGACGCGCCGGGACGGCCGCCGGCCGCGGCGCCGGGTCGCGTGACTCGGGACTCTTGATCGGGGCCAGGCCCGCCGCCGCCAGCGGCTCGCTGATCCGGTCCCGAATCCACTTCGCGTCCCACCATTCCAGCGGCGTCACCGAGACGCCGTGCACCAGCACCTCGTAGTGCAGGTGATCGCCGATGGCCAGGCCGGTGGTGCCCGTCCGCCCGATCTCCTGGCCCTTGACCACGTGGTCGCCGGCGTTGACGGCGATCGTCGAGAGATGGCTGTAGAGGGTCATGAGGCCGAGACCGTGATCGAGGATGATCGTGCTGCCGTAGATCGTCAGGGGCCCCGTGAAGAGGACGGTGCCCGTGTTCGCGGCCGGCACCGGCGCCTGCCTGGTCGAGGCCAGGTCGTAGCCGAAGTGCACCTGCGTGTCGACGTCGCGCCCGGCGTAGACGTACGTGCGCGTCTCGGCGAAGTTCGAGAAGACCTTGGTGTTCCGGGGCTGCAGGAACGGGCCATCCCAGAGCGGCCGATCGGCGGTCTTGACGGCCAAGCGCCGCTTTTCCGCCTCGGCCTGGCGGCGCTGGTCACGATTGATGACCAGGAAGGCGTCGAGGAGCGGGCGCGTGGCCGGATGCTGCGGCAGCAGCTCCGGGATCTTGGCCTGGAGGAAGGCGTCCTTGATCTCGATCCGGTCCCGACGGAAACGACGGGGCAGCACCTCGGCGCTGATCCCGCGGGACGTGCTGTTGCCGGCCTCATCCTCGGCGGTGACCGTGATGGGCGTCCCCGCGGCGTAGTCGTAGGGCAGCGCGAAGAAGCCCACGCGCGTGCCCGGCGCCCCCAGCGGAAAGGTCGGGAACGCGAGCGCGCCCACGCGCGTCTCGGCGCGGGCGGCGTCGCCGGCGCGGACGACGACCAGCGCGGCCCCGCCCGGCGCCAGATAGCGCGTGGCGGCCACGACGTCGAGCTTGGGTGGCGTGAGGTCGATGGTGACGGGATAGCTGGCGGCGGCGCGCTCGCGGGCGGGGAGCGGACGCCAGAAGTCGTCACGCCCCCACACCTCGATGGTGGCCTCGCCCTCGCGAAGGCCCCTGGCCGCCGGTTCCAGCGTCACCGCGATCTCGGCGCGGGGGCCCAGCGGGCCCTCCGGCCTGGCGGCGACCACGGGCTGATCGCCCTGCACGACGCGCACCTCGACGCGCGCGACGTTGCCGCGGGCCGCCTCGACGACGAAGGTGAGCGGCGTCTTCTGGCCGACGAAGCGCGGCGGCGCCGCCGTCACGCGCACGTCCGGCACCGACTGGCGCCAGACCAGATACGACACGGCACCCGCCAGGACGAGGACGAGAAGCACGACGAGGGGAGTCCGGGACCGCCGAGGCACGAGGCGCATCATACCACGGCGGTTGCTTGACACCCCTCCGGGCCCTGGCTAGATTGGCGCGGTGTCCACCGCCGTCTGGTTGATCCCCGCCTTTCCGCTCGCCGGCGCGCTCGTCAACATGCTCGGGGGGCGCGTCATCCGCTCGCGCGCTCACTGGATCGCGGTGCCTGCGCTGGCCGGGTCGTTCCTCGCCGCCTGCGCGGTCTTGGCGGGGATCTGGAGCGGCCGCACCGTCGCCCCCCGGCTCTTCCCCTGGATCGTCGCCGGCGACTTCGAAACGTCGGTGGCGGCGCAGGTCGATCCGCTCGCCGGCGTCATGCTGCTGGTCGTCACCGGCGTCGGGTTCCTCATCCACCTCTACTCGGTGGGCTACATGCACGGCGACCCCGGGTACGCCCGCTACTTCGCCTACCTGAACCTCTTCGTCTTCTCCATGACGATGCTGGTCCTGGCCGGCAACTTCCTGCTCCTCTACGTGTTCTGGGAAGCGGTGGGCCTCTGCTCCTACCTCTTGATCGGCTTCTGGTACACGCGCCCGGCGGCCGCGCAGGCGGGCAAGAAGGCGTTCATCGTCAACCGTGTCGGCGACTTCGGTTTCGGCCTCGGCGTCATGTGGCTCTGGACCGCGCTGGGCACGCTGGACTACGCCGACGTCTTCGCCAGGGTCAACCAGCTCTCGCCGGCGGTGGCCACCGGTATCGCGCTCCTGCTCTTCATGGGCGCGTGCGGCAAGTCGGCCCAGCTGCCGCTCCACACCTGGCTGCCGGACGCGATGGAGGGCCCGACGCCGGTTTCCGCGCTCATTCACGCCGCCACCATGGTCACCGCGGGCGTCTACATGGTCGCGCGGAGCCACGCCCTCTTCGAGCGCTCGGGCCTGGCGCTGGAGGTGGTGGCGTGGGTCGGCGTGGCCACCGCGTTGTTCGCCGCCACCGTCGCGCTCGTCCAGACCGACATCAAGCGGGTGCTGGCCTACTCGACGATCAGCCAGCTCGGATACATGTTCGCTGCCGTCGGGCTCGGGGCCTACGCGGCCGGCATCTTCCACCTGGTGACGCACGCCTTCTTCAAGGCGCTCCTCTTCCTGGGCGCCGGCAGCGTCATCCACGCGCTCGGCGGCGAGCAGGACCTCCGGAAGATGGGCGGGCTGGCCCCCAAGATGGTCACGACGGCGCTCACCATGGCCATCGGCGCGGCCGGGCTGGCCGGCCTGCCCGGCCTGGCCGGCTTCTTCTCGAAGGACGAGATTCTGGCCTCCGCGTTCGCGGGCGGGCACCGCCTGCTGTGGGCGCTGCTGCTGTTGGGCGCGTTCCTCACCGCCTTCTATTCGTTCCGCCTGCTCTTCCTGGCCTTCTTCGGCGGCCCCCGCATGCCGCGCGAGGTGGCCCATCATGTCCACGAATCGCCGGCGGTGATGACGGTGCCGCTGGCCGTCCTGGCGCTCCTCACCGTGACGGCCGGCTGGGCCCTGGGCGTGCCGTCCGAGCAGGGAACGCGCTTCGCGCGGTTCCTGGCCCCCGTCTTCCCGCTCCCCGAGGCCGCGCACAGCGGCTTCGTCACCTTCGTCCTGCTGATGCTCAACGTGGTCGTGGCGACGGCGGGCATCGTGCTGGCGTGGTTCATGTATATGTCGGCCCCGGTGCGGCCGGAGAGGATCGGCCGCCCGCGCCCGCCGATCCAGGCCCTGCTGCTGAACGCCTACTACGTCGACGCGCTGTACGACCGCGCCATCGTGCGGCCGCTGCTGGCGCTGTCGACGTACATGGCCCGCGTCGTCGACCTCGGCGTGGTCGACGGTCTCGTGAACCTGGCCGGGCGCGCCATCCTGGCCGGGGCGGCGGGGTTCCGGCGCGCCCAGACGGGGTACGTCGTCAACTACGCGCTGGCGATGCTGGTGGGCGCGGTGGCGCTGCTCGGCTTCATGCTCACCCGATGACGGTGGGGATCCTCTCGGCGGTGACGTTCCTGCCCGCCGCCGGCGGGCTGGCGCTGGCGCTGGTGCCGCGCCATCGCGCGAACGCCCTGCGGGTAGGCGCGCTCGTCGTCGCCCTGACCACCTTCGCGCTGTCGGTGCCGCTCTACGTCGCCTTCAACGCGGGGTCGGCCGACTACCAGTTCGAGGAATACGCGCGCTGGATGCCGACGCTCGGCGTGGCCTACCACCTGGGCATCGATGGCATCAGCCTGCTGCTGGTGCTGCTGACCACGTTCCTGATGCCGATCGCGCTCCTCTCGGCCTGGCACGCGATCGACGATCGCATCAAGGAGTTCGTGGTGACCATGCTCGTCCTCGAGACGGGCATGCTCGGCGTCTTCGTGAGCCTCGACCTATTCCTCTTCTACGTCTTCTGGGAGGCGATGCTGATCCCGATGTACTTCATCATCGGGGTCTGGGGCGGGCCCAGCCGCATCTACGCGGCGGTCAAGTTCGTCCTCTACACGATGGTCGGCTCCGTGCTGATGCTGGTGGCCATCCTGGCCCTCTACTACCAGCACGGGGCTGCCACCGGGACGTTCACCTTCGATCTGCCGACGCTGGCCCGCTGGGTGGTGCCGGCCGGGCTCGGGCAGGACCTCATGTTCCTGGCCTTCGCGCTGGCCTTCGCCATCAAGGTGCCTCTCTTTCCCTTCCACACCTGGCTGCCGGACGCGCACGTGGAAGCGCCCACGGCCGGCTCCGTCATCCTGGCCGGCGTCCTGCTCAAGATGGGCACCTACGGCTTCCTGCGCTTCTGCCTGCCGCTCTTCCCCGACGCCAGCCTGGACTTCGGCCCCCTGATCTTCGCGCTGGCCGTGATCGGGGTCGTCTACGGCGCCTGGGTGTCGACCGTCCAGCCCGACCTCAAGAAGCTCGTCGCCTACTCGAGCGTGAGCCACCTCGGCTTCGTCATGCTGGGGATCTTCACACTGAACACCCAGGGGCTCGTGGGCGGGCTCATCCAGATGGTCAATCACGGGCTCTCGACGGGTGCGCTCTTTCTCCTGGTCGGCATGATCTACGAGCGCCGGCACACGCGCCTCATCGCCGACTTCGGGGGCCTCTGGAAGGTCGTGCCGGCCTTCTCGGCGGTGCTGCTGCTCGTCTCGCTCTCGTCCCTGGGACTGCCCGGGTTGAACGGATTCGTGGGCGAGTTCCTGATCCTCGTCGGCGTCTTCCAGGTCAACCGGCTGCTGGCCGCCGCGGCCACCACCGGGATCATCTTCGCGGCCGTCTATCTGCTGTGGATGTACCAGCGGGTGATCTTCGGCGAGGTGACGCGCGAGGAGAACCGCCGGCTGCCCGACCTCACGCCCCGCGAGTGGGTGGTGATCGCGCCGGTGCTGGTGTTCATCGTGTGGATCGGCGTCTACCCGACCGCTTTCACGGGGCCCACCGAGGCCACGATCGATGCGTTGATCGCCCAGGTCGAATCGAAGGCCAGCGTGGCCGCCGAGCCGGTGCGGACCTCGCGGCGATGACGCCGATCCCCGCGCCGCCGGTCGTGCTCGGCACGCTCCTGCCCTCGTTGATCGTGGTCGGCACCGCCATCGTGGTGCTCCTGCTCGATCTCCTGCCGCCCCGTGCCAGCAAGGCGCACCTGGGCGCGGTCGCGCTGGCCGGGCTGGTGGGGGCGCTTCTGGCCACCCTGAGGACGTGGGGCGGCGGGGGCCGCGCCTTCCACGACATGATCGTGCTGGACGACTACGCCCTCTTCTTCCACATCGTCATCTGCTACGCGGCGGCGCTGATCGTGCTCCTCTCGATGGATTACCTGCGTCGGTTCGGCGCCGAGTCGGGCGAGGGCTACAGCCTCATCCTCTTTTCCACCGCCGGCATGATGGTGCTCGCCTCCGCCAACGACCTGATCGTCGTGTTCCTGGCCATCGAGCTGATGTCGCTTTCGCTCTACGTGCTGGCGGGGCTGTTCAAGTGGCGCCGGGAGGCGGGCGAGGCCTCGATGAAGTACTTCCTGCTCGGCGTGTTCGCCTCCGCCTTCCTCCTCTACGGCATCGCCCTGGTCTACGGCGCCACCGGCACCACCAACTTCGACCGCATCGCGGTGGCCGTCGGCGCGGGGCCGCGCGATCGGCTCTTCCTCGTCGGGCTCGGGATGCTCCTGGTGGGCTTCGGCTTCAAGATCTCGTCCGTGCCCTTCCACATGTGGGCCCCGGACGTCTACCAGGGAGCGCCCACCAGCGTCGCCGCGCTCATCGCTACCGGATCGAAGGCGGCGGTCTTCGCGGCGCTCATCCGCCTGCTGGTGGCCGGCCTGCGCACGGTCCAGCCGGACGCCACCACGCTGCTGTGGGCGCTGGCCGCGCTCACCATGACCGTCGGCAACGTCGTCGCCATCGCCCAGTCGAACCTCAAGCGGATGCTGGCGTACTCCTCCATCGCCCACGTCGGGTACATGCTGGTCGGGCTGGTGGCCGGCGGCGCGGCGGGCGCCGGCGCCGTTCTCTTCTACCTGCTGGCGTACACCTTCACCACGGTGGGCACCTTCGGGGTGATCGCGCTCTGCGAGCGGGCGGGGGAAGAGGCGGTCGAGGTGCGCGATTACGCGGGGCTCGGGCGGCGCCATCCGCTGCTGGCCCTGACGCTCGGCCTCTTCCTCCTGTCGCTGATCGGCATCCCGCCCCTGGCCGGCTTCGTCGGCAAGTTCTACCTCTTCGGCTCCGCGGTGCGCGCCGGCTACATCTGGCTGGCCGTTATCGCCGTGCTGAACTCCGCCGTCGCCGCCTACTATTACTTGAGGGTGGTCGTCTACATGTACATGCAGGAGCCGGAGGCGCCCTCGGCGTCGCTGGCGCCGTCCTTCGCCGGGGGCCTGGCGCTCACGATCGCGCTCATCGGCATCGTGCTCCTGGGGGTGATGCCGGCGCCGTTCGCGGACCTCGCGCAGGCCGCCGTCGCCCCCCTGATCCGCTAGTGCCGGTCCAACTACCTTCGCCATACTTCGTTCTCGGACTGGAGGCGCGCTAGCCGCCGGTGAAACGGACGCCGCCGCGGCTGCCGCTCCAGGGGTATCGCGTCGTAGAGATGGCGCATCACCTTGCCGCGCCCCTCGCCGCCATGCACCTCGCCGACTTCGGCGCCGACGTGGTGAAGGTCGAGACGCTGGAGGGCGAGGACTGGCGGCGGTGGGGACGCTCCTCGCCGGCGGGCGACAGCCAGCTCTTTCTCGCCATCAATCGCAACAAGCGCAGCCTGTCGCTCGACTATGCGCGCTCCGATGGCCGCGCCGTGCTCGATCGCCTGCTGGCCCGGGCCGACGTGCTGCTCACGAACTTCGCCCCCCAGATCCTGGTCAAGCTCGGGCTCGACGGCCGCGCCCTGGCCCGGCGCCACCGGCGGCTGATCGTGTGCGCGCTGTCGGCGTTCGGCCCCCGCGGGCCGGACGCGCACCGCCGGGCCTTCGACATCGTGGTCGGGGGCGAGACGGGCCTGCTCCTGCCCCATCCCGACGGGCGGAGCGCGCCGCTCGTCAACGCCGCCCCCATCGCCGACACGGGCAGCGCGCTGCTGCTGGCCTACGGCGTCACGCTGGCGCTGCTGCAGCGCGAGCGGGGCGGCCGGGCCCAGGTCGTCCAGTCCGCGCTCGTCAATGCCTGCGTCGCGCTCCAGGCCCACCGCTTCATCTGGCTGGAGGGCGAGGCCGCTCCCGAGACCACGCCGCCGCCGATGGCGATGTACCGCGCCTATCCGACCGCGGATGGGTTCATCACGGTGGCCGCCATCGCCGAGCGGTTGTGGCAGCGGCTCTGCAAGGTGCTGGGGCTGGAGGCGCTGCTGACCGACCCGCGGTACACGCCGTGGTCGAACCTCCTCGCCCGGCGCGGCGAGCTGATCGAGACGCTGGAGGCGCGCTTCCGCACGCGCCCGACCGAGGAGTGGCTGAAGGTGCTCGTCGCGAGCGGCGTGCCGGCCGGCCGCGTGAACTCGGGCCGGGAGGTCTTCGAGCACCCGCAGCTCAGGCTCAACGGCGTCGTGATGGACACGCGCCATCCCCGGGCCGGCCGCCTGCGCATGATGGGCTTCCCGCTGCGACTCACCGGCACGCCGGCGCGCCTGCGCCGTCACGCGCCGGCGCTCGGCGCCGACACGCGCGCGGTGCTGCGGGACCTCGGCTATCGCCCGGCGGAGATCCGCCGGCTGGTCGGCGAGCGCGTGGTGCGCGCCCGGTGAGGGCGCCCCGCCTCCGGCTGCCGCACCGCGGCTGGCTCTTCGATCTCGACGGCACGGTGTATCGCGGCGAGGCGCTGGTCCCTGGCGCGCGCGAGACGATCCTGGCGCTGCGCGCCGCCGGTCGCCGGGTGGCCTTCCTCTCCAACAAGCCGCTCCAGACCCGCGGGGACTACGCGCTCAAGCTGACCCGCCTGGGGATCCCCACGCGCGTGGACGAGGTGATCAGCTCGTCGCTGGTGCTGGCTCGCCACCTGGCGGCCCTCGATCCGGGGGCCCCCGTCTTCGTCATCGGCGAGCCGCCACTGATCGCCGAGCTGGGGGCGACCGGGTTCGAGGTCCGGCGCGACCACCACGTACGGTGGGTCGTCATCGCCTTCGACCGCACCTTCGATTACGCGAAGCTGAACACGGCGCCGCAGGCCGTGCGGGCGGGGGCCCGGCTGATCGCCACCAATCCCGATCGCACGTGTCCCACCGAGGACGGCGAGATTCCCGACTGCGCTGGCATGATCGCCGCCGTCGAGGCGGTGACGGGCCGGGCGGTGGAGATCATCGTCGGCAAGCCGTCGCCGATCATCCTGGAGGTCGCGCTGGCGACGCTGGGGGTGGAGGCGGCCGACTGCGTTGTGGTCGGCGACCGCCTGGAGACCGACATCGTCATGGGCAAGCGGCGGGGGCTGGCGACCGTGCTCGTGCTGAGCGGCCTCACGCGTCCAGACGATCCGCGCATCGCCGAGATCGAGCCGGACGCCGTGATAGGATCGATCCGAGAGCTGATCCAGCCATGACGCGAGCGGCGCTGACCGACGATGACTACGACGTCGTCATCATCGGCGGCGGCATGGCGGGCGCCGGCGCCGCCCGCGACCTCGCGCTGCGGGGCGTGGCGGTGGCGCTGCTGGACAAGGGCGACTTCGCCTCCGGCACCACTTCCCGCTCGTCGAAGCTGATCCACGGCGGGTTGCGCTACCTCGAGCTCTTCGACGTCGCCCTGGTCCGCGAGTCGCTGCGCGAGCGGGAGACCCTCCGGCGGCTGGCCCCGCACCTCGTCCGACCGCTGCCCTTCCTGGTGCCCGTCTACCGTGATTCGTCACGGAGCCTCATCAGGGTCCGGATCGGCCTCAAGCTCTACGACTGGCTGACGCCCGGGCGGGACCGCGAACGCTACCGCGTCCTGCGCCCCGTCGACGCGCTGAGCCTGGAGCCGGGGATCCGCGCGGAGGACCTCAAGGGGGCCGGCTACTACTTCGACGACCTGCTGGTGTTCCCCGAGCGGCTCTGCCTGGAGAACGTGCTCTCGGCCTGCCGCCACGGCGCCCGCGCCTTCAACTACGCCGACGTCGAAGAGGTCGTTCGGGACCCGCGCGGGCGCATCCGGGGCGTGCGGGCCCGCGACCTCCTCACCGGCCGCGTGGTGACGTTCGGCGCCCAGGTCATCGTCAACGCGACGGGGCCGTGGGTCGATCTGATCCGCGAGCGGGCGCGCATCGCCGACCGGGGACGGCGGATCGTGCGGCGGACCAAGGGCGTCCACTGCCTGC is a window encoding:
- a CDS encoding HAD-IIA family hydrolase, translated to MRAPRLRLPHRGWLFDLDGTVYRGEALVPGARETILALRAAGRRVAFLSNKPLQTRGDYALKLTRLGIPTRVDEVISSSLVLARHLAALDPGAPVFVIGEPPLIAELGATGFEVRRDHHVRWVVIAFDRTFDYAKLNTAPQAVRAGARLIATNPDRTCPTEDGEIPDCAGMIAAVEAVTGRAVEIIVGKPSPIILEVALATLGVEAADCVVVGDRLETDIVMGKRRGLATVLVLSGLTRPDDPRIAEIEPDAVIGSIRELIQP